A region of Paraburkholderia sp. BL23I1N1 DNA encodes the following proteins:
- the ltrA gene encoding group II intron reverse transcriptase/maturase, translating to MSEIPVHPRPRRLSDWINPMEARKVHSLIDKVYQRKNLEVAWERVRANRGSGGVDGISVADFAEQADQHLDRLQAELRARTYQPQPVRRVSIPKVGKPGEFRNLGIPSIYDRVCQQALLNRLEPIFEPVFDEANFGYRRGRSTHDALRKIWREIEGGREWIVDADLKDFFGSVDHDKLLSLIAQRIADGRVLSLIKAMLKAGSFGKGRLFPSERGTPQGGVASPLLSNILLTPFDREMRLKGYQLTRYADDWVITCSSQAEARAAIAAATKILSALGVQLHPQKTRIVHVRFGFEFLGYKIKRGRQLSLPTAKIRSGARSGALYAYPREKSVQRFMDQVRRLTKRCVPLRTRELIGRLNPILRGWGHYYKRSHVRRIFNRLNRWIVRRIWSHRFKRWRNMGWKVLPEARLYGEFGLVNLVQLIPSIASQHAASS from the coding sequence ATGAGCGAAATACCCGTACATCCGCGCCCGAGGAGACTGTCTGACTGGATCAACCCGATGGAAGCAAGGAAGGTCCACTCATTAATTGACAAGGTTTATCAACGGAAGAATCTGGAAGTCGCCTGGGAGCGAGTCCGGGCCAACCGGGGTAGTGGCGGTGTCGATGGAATCAGCGTGGCAGACTTTGCCGAACAGGCGGACCAGCATCTGGACCGTCTGCAGGCAGAACTGCGTGCGCGGACCTATCAGCCGCAACCGGTCCGGCGGGTCTCGATCCCGAAAGTCGGCAAACCGGGGGAGTTCCGCAATCTCGGCATACCGTCGATTTACGATCGCGTATGTCAGCAGGCGCTGCTCAACCGTCTGGAGCCGATCTTCGAGCCGGTATTCGACGAGGCCAACTTCGGGTATCGGCGAGGGCGATCGACACACGACGCTTTGCGCAAGATCTGGAGGGAGATCGAGGGCGGCAGGGAATGGATTGTTGATGCTGATCTGAAGGACTTCTTTGGATCAGTTGACCATGACAAACTTCTGTCGCTCATTGCCCAGCGCATCGCTGACGGTCGGGTACTAAGCCTGATCAAGGCGATGCTTAAAGCCGGTAGTTTCGGCAAGGGTCGTCTCTTTCCGAGCGAGCGTGGAACGCCGCAAGGTGGGGTAGCTTCACCGCTGCTCAGCAATATCCTCCTGACGCCGTTTGATCGGGAGATGCGGCTTAAGGGCTACCAGCTTACCCGTTACGCGGATGACTGGGTGATCACCTGTTCATCCCAGGCAGAAGCGCGCGCAGCCATCGCGGCGGCGACGAAGATTCTGAGCGCACTGGGTGTGCAACTCCATCCGCAGAAGACGCGGATCGTGCATGTCCGGTTTGGATTCGAGTTTCTCGGCTACAAGATCAAGCGTGGGCGGCAGTTATCGCTGCCCACGGCCAAAATCCGCAGTGGCGCCCGATCGGGTGCGCTGTACGCGTACCCCCGGGAGAAATCGGTCCAGCGTTTCATGGATCAGGTGCGTCGTCTTACAAAGAGATGTGTGCCGCTTCGAACGCGGGAGCTGATTGGACGGCTCAATCCCATCCTGCGGGGCTGGGGGCACTACTACAAGCGCTCCCACGTCCGGCGAATCTTCAACCGGCTCAACCGATGGATCGTGCGGCGTATCTGGTCGCATCGATTCAAGCGCTGGCGCAATATGGGCTGGAAGGTCTTGCCCGAGGCGCGGCTCTATGGCGAGTTCGGGTTGGTCAACCTTGTGCAACTGATACCTTCAATTGCGTCCCAGCATGCTGCATCTTCGTGA
- a CDS encoding helix-turn-helix domain-containing protein, translated as MKCVVELSEAEEKTLQQMSLNHQHRDMRIRAAGVMMLGRKIKLTEVAAQLSVSGQSVYNWARAWRESGICGLLVGHKGGRPRSLSEAMIATAIEAASAELMTLRQIAQRVEEAHGVPFPCRLDTLSTALKRAGFSYKRGRYSLKKSVTPRSSP; from the coding sequence ATGAAGTGTGTTGTAGAGCTGAGCGAAGCCGAGGAAAAGACCTTGCAACAGATGTCGTTGAACCACCAGCATCGCGACATGCGCATCCGGGCCGCGGGCGTGATGATGCTCGGCCGCAAGATCAAACTGACTGAAGTGGCTGCGCAGCTCAGCGTGAGCGGGCAGTCGGTCTACAACTGGGCGCGCGCGTGGCGGGAATCCGGCATATGTGGGCTGCTGGTCGGTCATAAAGGCGGACGTCCCCGTTCGTTGTCTGAAGCCATGATCGCCACCGCCATCGAGGCGGCCAGCGCCGAATTGATGACGCTCAGACAGATTGCGCAGCGCGTTGAAGAAGCTCATGGTGTGCCGTTTCCCTGCCGCCTGGATACCTTGTCGACTGCGCTCAAACGAGCGGGGTTTTCCTACAAGCGTGGTCGCTATTCGCTCAAAAAAAGCGTAACCCCGAGGAGTTCGCCGTGA
- a CDS encoding IS630 family transposase has product MKASTLAKLQQAALDGACQLFYFDQSGFSASPPVQRGWSPIGEPHRVFPQPHCKRSVLGALDFGANLLTYHTSKTTIKRPDVVQFLEQIARKSTPGLTTVVVLDNASIHHNIDQETIDRWFLEHRMVLFYLPPYSPELNLIEILWKHAKYHWRGFVTWTKETIDAEVKKLLDGFGSDFQIRFS; this is encoded by the coding sequence GTGAAGGCCTCCACCCTCGCGAAGCTACAGCAGGCCGCACTCGACGGTGCGTGCCAGCTGTTCTACTTTGATCAATCGGGGTTCAGTGCTTCGCCCCCGGTGCAGCGCGGCTGGTCGCCCATCGGCGAACCGCATCGTGTGTTCCCGCAACCGCACTGCAAACGCTCCGTCCTTGGTGCACTGGATTTCGGCGCCAACCTGCTGACGTATCACACCAGCAAGACCACGATCAAACGCCCCGATGTCGTGCAATTCCTTGAGCAGATCGCGCGGAAAAGCACGCCCGGTCTGACGACCGTAGTGGTGCTCGACAACGCCTCGATCCATCACAACATCGATCAGGAAACAATCGACCGATGGTTTCTCGAACATCGCATGGTGCTGTTCTATCTGCCGCCCTACAGCCCCGAACTGAATCTCATCGAAATCCTCTGGAAGCACGCCAAGTATCACTGGCGCGGCTTCGTCACCTGGACCAAGGAAACCATCGATGCCGAGGTCAAAAAACTGCTCGACGGATTCGGCTCAGATTTTCAAATCAGATTTTCGTGA
- a CDS encoding cold-shock protein, with amino-acid sequence MATGTVKWFNDAKGFGFITPDEGGEDLFAHFSAIQMNGFKTLKEGQKVTFEVVQGPKGKQASNIQAPA; translated from the coding sequence ATGGCAACTGGTACGGTCAAATGGTTCAATGACGCAAAAGGTTTCGGATTCATCACGCCTGACGAAGGTGGTGAGGATCTGTTTGCACACTTCTCGGCCATCCAGATGAATGGGTTCAAGACCCTCAAGGAAGGTCAGAAAGTAACCTTCGAGGTCGTGCAAGGCCCGAAAGGCAAACAGGCATCGAACATCCAGGCACCTGCCTGA
- the clpS gene encoding ATP-dependent Clp protease adapter ClpS produces MAIIPDKQDGTVLERQEKKLKPPSMYKVVLLNDDFTPMEFVVMIVQEYFNKDRETATQVMLKVHREGRGVCGVYTRDIASTKVEQVVTHARQAGHPLQCVMEEA; encoded by the coding sequence ATGGCGATTATCCCGGACAAGCAGGACGGCACCGTACTGGAGCGGCAGGAAAAGAAGCTGAAGCCGCCTTCCATGTACAAGGTGGTGCTGCTGAATGACGACTTCACGCCAATGGAATTTGTCGTGATGATCGTGCAGGAATATTTCAATAAAGATCGCGAAACCGCAACACAGGTTATGTTGAAGGTGCATCGCGAGGGCAGGGGAGTTTGTGGGGTCTATACGCGGGACATCGCGTCGACCAAAGTCGAGCAAGTCGTTACCCACGCACGGCAGGCCGGGCATCCGCTGCAGTGTGTGATGGAGGAAGCATGA
- the clpA gene encoding ATP-dependent Clp protease ATP-binding subunit ClpA — translation MIAQELEVSLHMAFMEARQARHEFITVEHLLLALLDNPTAAEVLRACAANIEDLRQNLRNFIHDNTPTVPGTDDVDTQPTLGFQRVIQRAIMHVQSTSNGKKEVTGANVLVAIFGEKDSHAVYYLQQQGVTRLDVVNFISHGIAKTSSTDAAKASDANAESDEAAAQKETPLAQFTQNLNQMAKDGRIDPLIGRESEVERVVQVLCRRRKNNPLLVGEAGVGKTAIAEGLAWRITRGEVPDILADAQVYSLDMGALLAGTKYRGDFEQRLKTVLKELKERPHAILFIDEIHTLIGAGAASGGTLDASNLLKPALSSGTLKCIGATTFTEYRGIFEKDAALSRRFQKVDVTEPTVEQTVAILRGLKSRFEEHHGVKYSSGALSAAAELSARFITDRHLPDKAIDVIDEAGAAQRILPKSKQKKTIGKNEIEEIISKIARVPPQSVSQDDRSKLQTLDRDLKSVVFGQDPAIDALSAAIKMARAGLGKLDKPIGAFLFSGPTGVGKTEVAKQLAFTLGIELIRFDMSEYMERHAVSRLIGAPPGYVGFDQGGLLTEAVTKKPHCVLLLDEIEKAHPDIYNVLLQVMDHGTLTDNNGRKADFRNVIIIMTTNAGAEAMGKSVIGFTNRRETGDEMVDIKRMFTPEFRNRLDATISFRSLDEEIIMRVVDKFLMQLEDQLHEKKVDALFTDALRAHLAKHGFDPLMGARPMQRLIQDTIRRALADELLFGKLMNGGRVTVDVDAEDKVQLTFDEHPAPRNPNPEAVEVE, via the coding sequence ATGATTGCCCAGGAACTGGAAGTCAGCCTGCACATGGCGTTCATGGAAGCACGCCAGGCAAGGCACGAGTTCATCACGGTCGAACATCTTTTGCTGGCACTGTTGGACAATCCAACGGCCGCGGAGGTGTTGCGTGCATGCGCGGCCAATATCGAGGATCTGCGCCAGAACCTGCGCAACTTCATTCATGACAACACGCCTACCGTGCCCGGCACGGACGACGTGGACACGCAACCCACGCTGGGTTTCCAGCGTGTGATCCAGCGCGCCATCATGCATGTGCAATCCACCTCGAATGGCAAGAAGGAAGTGACCGGCGCGAACGTGCTGGTGGCGATCTTCGGCGAAAAGGATTCGCATGCGGTGTACTACCTGCAACAGCAGGGCGTGACGCGTCTGGACGTGGTGAATTTCATCTCGCACGGCATCGCCAAGACCAGCAGCACGGACGCCGCGAAAGCGAGCGACGCGAATGCCGAGTCCGACGAAGCCGCCGCGCAGAAAGAAACGCCGCTCGCCCAGTTCACGCAGAACCTGAACCAGATGGCGAAAGACGGCCGCATCGATCCGCTGATCGGGCGCGAGTCGGAAGTCGAGCGTGTGGTGCAGGTGCTGTGCCGTCGCCGCAAGAACAATCCGCTACTGGTCGGTGAGGCCGGCGTCGGCAAGACAGCGATCGCCGAAGGGCTCGCCTGGCGCATTACGCGCGGCGAAGTGCCTGATATCCTGGCCGATGCGCAGGTGTATTCGCTCGACATGGGCGCGCTGCTCGCCGGTACCAAGTATCGCGGCGACTTTGAACAGCGCCTGAAGACGGTCCTCAAGGAATTGAAGGAACGTCCGCATGCGATCCTGTTCATCGACGAAATTCATACGCTGATCGGCGCGGGCGCTGCGTCGGGCGGCACGCTGGATGCATCGAATCTGCTGAAGCCGGCGTTGTCGTCGGGCACGCTCAAGTGCATCGGCGCGACCACGTTCACGGAATATCGCGGCATCTTCGAAAAAGACGCGGCTTTGTCGCGCCGTTTCCAGAAGGTCGACGTGACCGAGCCGACCGTCGAACAAACGGTGGCGATCCTGCGCGGCCTGAAGTCGCGTTTCGAAGAGCATCACGGCGTGAAGTATTCGTCGGGTGCGCTGTCGGCGGCGGCTGAGTTGTCGGCACGCTTCATCACCGATCGTCATCTGCCGGACAAGGCGATCGACGTGATCGACGAAGCCGGCGCGGCGCAACGCATCCTGCCGAAGTCGAAGCAGAAGAAGACCATCGGCAAGAACGAGATCGAAGAAATCATCTCGAAGATCGCGCGTGTCCCGCCGCAAAGCGTGTCGCAAGACGATCGCAGCAAACTGCAAACGCTGGATCGCGATCTGAAGAGCGTGGTGTTCGGGCAAGACCCGGCTATCGACGCACTCTCGGCCGCGATCAAGATGGCGCGCGCGGGCCTCGGCAAGCTGGACAAGCCGATCGGCGCGTTCCTGTTCTCCGGCCCGACCGGCGTCGGCAAGACGGAAGTGGCGAAGCAGCTGGCGTTCACGCTGGGGATCGAGTTGATCCGCTTCGACATGTCGGAATACATGGAGCGTCATGCGGTGAGCCGTTTGATTGGCGCGCCGCCGGGCTATGTCGGTTTCGACCAGGGCGGTCTGCTGACCGAAGCCGTCACGAAGAAGCCGCATTGCGTGCTGCTGCTCGACGAAATCGAGAAGGCGCATCCGGACATTTACAACGTGCTGCTGCAGGTGATGGACCACGGCACGCTGACGGACAACAACGGCCGCAAGGCGGACTTCCGCAACGTCATCATCATCATGACGACGAACGCGGGCGCCGAGGCAATGGGCAAGTCGGTGATCGGCTTCACGAATCGTCGGGAAACCGGCGACGAAATGGTCGACATCAAGCGCATGTTCACGCCGGAGTTCCGTAACCGTCTGGACGCGACGATCAGCTTCCGCTCGCTCGATGAAGAAATCATCATGCGCGTGGTCGACAAGTTCCTGATGCAACTGGAAGATCAGTTGCACGAGAAGAAGGTCGATGCGCTCTTCACCGACGCGCTGCGTGCTCACCTCGCGAAACACGGTTTCGATCCGTTGATGGGCGCAAGGCCGATGCAGCGTCTGATCCAGGACACGATCCGTCGTGCGCTGGCCGACGAGCTCCTGTTTGGCAAGCTGATGAACGGCGGCCGCGTGACGGTCGACGTGGATGCGGAAGACAAGGTGCAGTTGACCTTCGACGAACATCCGGCGCCGCGCAATCCGAATCCGGAAGCGGTTGAGGTCGAGTAA
- the dut gene encoding dUTP diphosphatase, translating into MKLDLKILDARMRDQLPAYATTGSAGLDLRACLDEPLTLKPGETALVPTGLAIHVADPGYAALILPRSGLGHKHGIVLGNLVGLIDSDYQGQLMISTWNRGETTFVLNPMERLAQLVIVPVVQAEFNIVDDFETSERGAGGFGSTGKH; encoded by the coding sequence ATGAAACTCGACCTGAAAATTCTCGATGCGCGCATGCGCGACCAACTCCCGGCCTATGCAACCACCGGTAGCGCGGGCCTCGACCTGCGCGCCTGCCTCGACGAGCCGTTGACGCTGAAGCCCGGCGAAACCGCGCTCGTGCCGACGGGTCTGGCGATTCACGTCGCCGATCCGGGTTATGCCGCGTTGATTCTGCCGCGTTCGGGTTTGGGCCATAAGCATGGCATCGTGCTGGGCAACCTGGTCGGCCTGATCGACTCGGATTACCAAGGTCAACTGATGATCTCGACGTGGAACCGAGGCGAGACCACATTCGTGTTGAATCCAATGGAACGCCTCGCGCAACTGGTGATCGTGCCGGTGGTCCAGGCCGAGTTCAATATCGTCGACGATTTCGAGACCAGCGAGCGCGGTGCGGGTGGATTCGGCAGCACGGGCAAGCACTAA